ACTTTTGATGTTCCTCCGGCTCCATTTCTTCAAATTTCTGATGCCACTTCACCATATCAGCATCACTGAAACCAGCGGCTTGCATTATTTCTACCCAACGTTGCTTAGTCACACTCTTGTCCTCTATCAGGTTTGGTTCTTGAAGAAGGGCAACTATCGCGCTTTGTTGCGCGCGAAGTGTCTGAATCTCTTGCTCAAGTTCTGCAAAGTGATCTTTTAAGATTTGTGCCTGAGATTGCCCCTGATGCTCCAACAAAGCGCGAATACTTGCCAACGGTAAACCATAGGAGCGGTATGACGAAATCGCTTTCAATCGATTTATCTCGCTTTCCCCATACCAGCGATAACCATTTTCCCCACGGCAAGTCGGCAGCAATAGCTGTTCTTTTTCGTAGTACAAAATGGTTGTGCGTGAAATTCCACACTCTCGTGCCAATTGGGTAACCGTTAACATATGCTTGCCTCTTTGTGGTTCAGACTGCATCTTCAACCCTTGACTGATAGACGGGTCA
This window of the Vibrio panuliri genome carries:
- a CDS encoding MerR family transcriptional regulator; this translates as MLTVTQLARECGISRTTILYYEKEQLLLPTCRGENGYRWYGESEINRLKAISSYRSYGLPLASIRALLEHQGQSQAQILKDHFAELEQEIQTLRAQQSAIVALLQEPNLIEDKSVTKQRWVEIMQAAGFSDADMVKWHQKFEEMEPEEHQKFLESLSIDSEEIAQIRKM